In Cherax quadricarinatus isolate ZL_2023a chromosome 19, ASM3850222v1, whole genome shotgun sequence, the following are encoded in one genomic region:
- the LOC128688357 gene encoding nuclear transcription factor Y subunit gamma isoform X1, which translates to MSVDGQLEVTPQVLTEAQQNLNSFWPKVTDEIRQLTQLNVLGQTDLRQQELPLARIKRIMKLDDDVKMISAEAPVLFSKAAEIFITELTLRAWIHTEDNKRRTLQRNDIAMAITKYDQFDFLIDIVPRDELKPTKSRDDANRAGVPTDQHYFQIAQHYQAVLQQSTANNSNNSQNSVQQTSVQPQTIQIVQTGGQASTVQTTGTNVASAAQTQQAPQIIQLQPQTQAQQSQQQAQQAAQQTAGGGIQIIQQIIGPDGQVQQIPIQLTPQQLQMIKLQMSGATQQPIIIQTAPIQAVTQQAQAVVTTQPQIIQLQQSGGQPVYITQSQAQQQ; encoded by the exons ATGTCAGTGGATGGGCAGCTAGAAGTGACCCCACAAGTGCTGACTGAAGCACAACAAAACCTCAACAGCTTCTGGCCCAAGGTTACTGATGAGATACGGCAACTTACACAG TTGAATGTACTTGGTCAGACTGACCTTCGGCAGCAAGAGCTACCATTGGCACGGATAAAGAGGATCATGAAGCTAGATGATGATGTTAAGATGATAAGTGCAGAGGCACCAGTTTTATTCAGCAAAGCTGCAGAGATATTCATCACAGAGCTCACCCTTAGAGCATGGATACACACAGAGGATAACAAACGTCGAACATTGCAG AGAAATGATATAGCCATGGCAATTACTAAGTATGATCAGTTTGACTTCTTGATTGACATTGTTCCAAGAGATGAGCTAAAACCTACCAAGAGTCGGGATGATGCCAACCGAGCTGGAGTTCCCACAGACCAG CATTATTTCCAGATTGCACAACATTACCAGGCAGTGCTACAGCAGTCCACAGCAAACAACAGTAATAACTCACAGAACTCTGTACAACAGACTTCTGTCCAGCCCCAGACCATCCAGATTGTTCAAACAGGAGGTCAAGCTTCAACAGTTCAG ACAACAGGAACCAACGTAGCATCAGCAGCACAGACTCAGCAGGCACCACAGATCATTCAGCTGCAGCCTCAGACCCAAGCACAACAAAGCCAACAACAGGCACAACAGGCTGCACAACAGACTGCTGGAGGAGGGATTCAGATCATTCAGCAAATCATTGGGCCTGATGGACAAGTTCAGCAAATACCT ATACAATTGACACCACAGCAACTACAGATGATCAAGCTACAGATGTCTGGTGCCACTCAACAGCCAATCATCATTCAGACAGCCCCTATACAAGCAGTGACACAACAGGCACAGgcagtggtcaccacacaacCCCAAATCATTCAGCTGCAGCAG AGTGGAGGTCAGCCCGTCTATATCACACAGAGTCAggcccagcagcagtag
- the LOC128688357 gene encoding nuclear transcription factor Y subunit gamma isoform X2, with amino-acid sequence MSVDGQLEVTPQVLTEAQQNLNSFWPKVTDEIRQLTQTDLRQQELPLARIKRIMKLDDDVKMISAEAPVLFSKAAEIFITELTLRAWIHTEDNKRRTLQRNDIAMAITKYDQFDFLIDIVPRDELKPTKSRDDANRAGVPTDQHYFQIAQHYQAVLQQSTANNSNNSQNSVQQTSVQPQTIQIVQTGGQASTVQTTGTNVASAAQTQQAPQIIQLQPQTQAQQSQQQAQQAAQQTAGGGIQIIQQIIGPDGQVQQIPIQLTPQQLQMIKLQMSGATQQPIIIQTAPIQAVTQQAQAVVTTQPQIIQLQQSGGQPVYITQSQAQQQ; translated from the exons ATGTCAGTGGATGGGCAGCTAGAAGTGACCCCACAAGTGCTGACTGAAGCACAACAAAACCTCAACAGCTTCTGGCCCAAGGTTACTGATGAGATACGGCAACTTACACAG ACTGACCTTCGGCAGCAAGAGCTACCATTGGCACGGATAAAGAGGATCATGAAGCTAGATGATGATGTTAAGATGATAAGTGCAGAGGCACCAGTTTTATTCAGCAAAGCTGCAGAGATATTCATCACAGAGCTCACCCTTAGAGCATGGATACACACAGAGGATAACAAACGTCGAACATTGCAG AGAAATGATATAGCCATGGCAATTACTAAGTATGATCAGTTTGACTTCTTGATTGACATTGTTCCAAGAGATGAGCTAAAACCTACCAAGAGTCGGGATGATGCCAACCGAGCTGGAGTTCCCACAGACCAG CATTATTTCCAGATTGCACAACATTACCAGGCAGTGCTACAGCAGTCCACAGCAAACAACAGTAATAACTCACAGAACTCTGTACAACAGACTTCTGTCCAGCCCCAGACCATCCAGATTGTTCAAACAGGAGGTCAAGCTTCAACAGTTCAG ACAACAGGAACCAACGTAGCATCAGCAGCACAGACTCAGCAGGCACCACAGATCATTCAGCTGCAGCCTCAGACCCAAGCACAACAAAGCCAACAACAGGCACAACAGGCTGCACAACAGACTGCTGGAGGAGGGATTCAGATCATTCAGCAAATCATTGGGCCTGATGGACAAGTTCAGCAAATACCT ATACAATTGACACCACAGCAACTACAGATGATCAAGCTACAGATGTCTGGTGCCACTCAACAGCCAATCATCATTCAGACAGCCCCTATACAAGCAGTGACACAACAGGCACAGgcagtggtcaccacacaacCCCAAATCATTCAGCTGCAGCAG AGTGGAGGTCAGCCCGTCTATATCACACAGAGTCAggcccagcagcagtag